A single region of the Mercenaria mercenaria strain notata chromosome 6, MADL_Memer_1, whole genome shotgun sequence genome encodes:
- the LOC123549385 gene encoding kelch domain-containing protein 4-like isoform X2, with protein MSLTPHPDRDELIMFGGEFFTGNKMFMHNDLLVYNTRKNEWLKISAPNSPPPRSSHQAVALRQGGGQLWIFGGEFASPTQSQFYHYKDLWLFHLKEKKWEKVSAPGGPSARSGHRMVQCKKQLIVFGGFHDNIRDYKYFNDVYAFNLDTYTWTALVTSGIAPAPRSGCVLAPALDQGRIIVFGGYSKERVKKDVDVGKVHTDMFALMPEGKIKDGSQPTKWKWVNVKQSGSRPSPRSGLSLASVSNNKAVCFGGVFDEEDDDDQLRGKFYNTLYFLELDKGKWFEGEVRGRKTTEKKKRRRKKDENSTDVGDDADNDDDEDYEEEEEDGENMDENGEEMDIADTDLKKMTIDGETKADAKNNMDIDAATGITQSASSVSMETEPESTSVTMETEESIFKLTVGPQSSASENTEMVDTNEPVNVFTPSPRMNTLLAVKNGVLFLYGGIYEVGDKQYTLSDMYSLDINKMEEWNIIIESNLKNQVLEESDSSSDEEDMEGGAKGGKRKPSDSDESDDDDDEIDIDFSDAPERPASEAIKEYFERTKDYWLSKAKEYCDSEDMTLSEKKMEKLAKEMCQESFS; from the exons GCAGTTGCTCTGCGACAAGGTGGTGGGCAGTTGTGGATATTTGGTGGAGAGTTTGCCAGCCCTACACAGTCACAATTCTATCATTATAAAGATCTATGGCTGTTTCACCTGAAAGAGAAGAAATGGGAAAAAGTCAG tgCCCCTGGTGGGCCATCAGCACGGAGTGGACATAGAATGGTACAATGCAAAAAGCAGCTGATTGTGTTTGGTGGATTCCATGATAATataag AGAttacaaatatttcaatgatgtatatGCCTTCAACCTAGACACATACACTTGGACAGCTCTCGTGACAAGTGGAATTGCACCAGCTCCTAGATCGGGTTGTGTTCTTGCTCCAGCTTTAGATCAGGGTCGGATAATTGTATTTGGAGGGTACAGTAAAGAAAGGGTGAAGAAGGATGTGGATGTTGGGAAGGTTCACACAGATATGTTTGCTCTTATGCCGGAAG GAAAGATTAAAGATGGATCACAGCCCACAAAGTGGAAGTGGGTCAATGTGAAGCAATCTGGGTCAAGGCCATCACCTCGTTCTGGACTGTCACTGGCTTCAGTCAGCAATAATAAAGCTGTCTGCTTTGGTGGTGTGTTTGATGAG GAGGATGATGATGATCAGTTAAGAGGGAAATTTTATAACACGTTATATTTTCTGGAACTCGACAAAGGCAAATGGTTTGAAGGAGAAGTCAG gggcaggaaaacaacagaaaagaagaagagaagaagaaaaaaggatgaaaattctacagatgttggtgatgatgcagataatgatgatgatgaagattatgaggaggaggaggaggatggTGAGAATATGGATGAAAATGGTGAAGAAATGGACATTGCAGACACAGATTTGAAAAAGATGACTATTGATGGAGAAACAAAGGCTGATGCTAAAAATAACATGGACATAGATGCTGCAACAGGAATCACCCAGAGTGCTTCCTCTGTTTCCATGGAAACTGAACCTGAAAGTACATCTGTTACTATGGAAACAGAAGAATCAATTTTCAAGTTGACAGTTGGTCCACAAAGTAGTGCATCTGAAAATACTGAAATGGTTGATACAAATGAGCCTGTTAATGTGTTTACACCATCACCACGTATGAATACGCTTTTAGCAGTGAAAAATGGAGTGTTGTTTTTGTATGGTGGTATTTATGAAGTAGGAGATAAACAGTATACGTTATCAGACATGTATTCACTAGATATCAACAAAATGGAGGAGTGGAACATTATTATTGAAAGTAACTTAAAAAATCAG GTGTTGGAGGAGTCGGATTCATCGTCAGATGAGGAGGACATGGAGGGCGGGGCTAAAGGAGGAAAACGCAAACCTAGTGATTCTGATG AATCGGATGACGACGATGATGAAATTGATATAGATTTTAGTGATGCTCCAGAGAGACCTGCATCTGAAGCAATTAAAGAATACTTTGAACGAACAAAGGACTATTGGCTCTCCAAAGCTAAAGAGTACTGTGATTCAGAAGACATGACATTGTCagagaaaaaaatggaaaaactggCCAAAGAGATGTGCCAGGAATCTTTTAGCTGA